One window of the Salvia splendens isolate huo1 chromosome 1, SspV2, whole genome shotgun sequence genome contains the following:
- the LOC121799632 gene encoding histone H2A.1-like produces MNTVTSTPIKGTGGRRGGVRKKSIPKSVKAGLQFPVGRIARFLKKGRYAQRMGTGAPIYMAAVLEYLAAEVLELAGNAARDNKKSRIVPRHVQLAVRNDDELGKLLSGVTIANGGVLPNINPVLLPKKSNAASEEKPPKTKSPKKA; encoded by the exons ATGAATACTGTGACTTCGACCCCAATCAAGGGCACCGGAGGCAGGCGAGGCGGCGTTAGAAAGAAATCGATACCGAAATCCGTGAAGGCAGGACTCCAATTTCCAGTAGGGCGCATCGCCCGATTTCTGAAGAAGGGACGCTATGCGCAGCGCATGGGCACCGGAGCTCCGATCTATATGGCTGCTGTTCTGGAATACCTTGCCGCTGAG GTGCTAGAATTGGCTGGAAACGCGGCGAGGGACAACAAGAAGAGCAGGATTGTGCCGAGACATGTGCAGTTGGCTGTGAgaaatgatgatgaattagGGAAACTGCTTAGTGGCGTAACTATTGCCAATGGTGGAGTGCTGCCCAATATCAATCCGGTGCTTTTGCCCAAGAAGTCTAACGCTGCTTCAGAGGAGAAACCCCCTAAAACCAAATCACCAAAGAAGGCctaa
- the LOC121749172 gene encoding uncharacterized protein LOC121749172, whose product MSATSNGGSGSPSSRANDARREDDPTPPSTSGSDSAGRPGSNTADNIVEAAGVSPADEDKPVESRFSNDFNESLKPEDADIGTSDASGGGDARNQSSSVSRLQKKELKKPKKKKAKSCVGDYDSMLSEFDQFASEGANEAVGYGYEIGDMVWGKVKSHPWWPGHIYNEAFASPSVQRSKRDGHVLVAFYGDSSYGWYDPAELIPFEEHFPEKSQQTSSRSFVKAVAEAIDELSRRRALGLACRCGNEFNFWPSNVEDYFVVDVGDFEPVVYSSIQIKKARSSFRSNEMISMLKQLALAPLGAQNQTIEFIKNKATALACRKALFEDFDETYAQAFGTTPVRPPRPTAPMAVNPSRAPLSGRLVSSGKKKYSIEPTKRKDQVEKEKYIFKRRDEAIPVRTKKTSSGQVGPAYPLLLDGSGLSETSINSASVSDINEGQQQSTHQASVVSDIKPLEGSEKLLEGKSKKPKLLKRHAGQLSAENATLVTKKKKRKKEIMNERESSYENVTVNKKTKKEIRNQATLDAALPPTNIASGEAVEKESGMPLDSQMDNQKNDGLLALASPSEAKIAIDLGEQELRALLQDLCALAINPFHGVERSCQETALPLFLKYRSVVYQKSLVLMPHDEIERGDANSGKAPSISLHVPPEKTRDKPSMKLNRTLIRPDDPTKGGRKHGPPIRPDAIKKKRKLDGPEDDNTNTRKKLIDSDGIADIKKKKRKKIDDSKMFSTDKKILQRSNEPQRGGDVKEMRTKNAFPASSKAPKLESGRRMQKTVRLADPTMLVMKFPAGAALPSSAHLRAKFARFGPLDHSATRVFWETYTCRLVYQHKVDAEAALEHALGSNNLFGSRNVRAYIREVRDKAVEAEPVKFQKEVISKPREREAPAAAEQRTAARIPTQSQQQQLNSCLKKPCSEDVGNGNGRGTHVKFILGGEGGSKTEQVSSSYPEGAPSSSAYTRHSKDVTSKNLAKFGPDSIVMPLPLPLPSDELQKPPVNMDGVELLPTNDISQKLLNLLSRCRDVVNNLTEALGYVPYHSL is encoded by the exons ATGAGCGCCACCAGCaacggcggttccggttcgccgTCAAGCCGGGCGAACGACGCCAGAAGAGAAGACGACCCCACTCCCCCTTCAACCAGCGGCAGTGATTCTGCCGGACGTCCGGGATCCAATACAGCGGATAATATCGTAGAAGCAGCTGGAGTTTCACCTGCCGATGAAGATAAACCGGTTGAGTCGAGGTTTTCCAATGATTTTAACGAGTCTTTGAAGCCAGAAGATGCGGATATTGGAACTAGCGATGCAAGCGGAGGAGGAGATGCGCGGAATCAATCTAGTTCTGTTTCAAGATtgcaaaaaaaagaattaaagaagcccaagaagaagaaagcAAAAAGCTGTGTGGGTGATTACGATTCGATGTTATCGGAATTTGATCAATTTGCATCGGAAGGAGCAAATGAAGCTGTTGGATATGGGTATGAAATTGGAGATATGGTGTGGGGAAAGGTGAAATCACACCCGTGGTGGCCAGGGCACATTTACAACGAAGCTTTTGCCTCTCCATCTGTTCAAAGAAGCAAGCGGGATGGCCATGTCTTGGTAGCATTTTACGGGGATAGTAGCTATGGCTGGTATGATCCGGCAGAATTAATTCCCTTTGAAGAACACTTTCCGGAAAAGTCGCAGCAGACTTCTTCGCGGTCTTTTGTGAAGGCAGTGGCAGAAGCTATAGACGAGCTGTCCAGAAGACGGGCATTGGGTTTGGCATGCCGGTGTGGAAATGAGTTCAATTTCTGGCCGTCCAATGTGGAGGACTACTTTGTTGTTGATGTGGGGGACTTTGAGCCAGTTGTTTATTCTtcgattcagataaagaaggcaAGGAGCAGCTTTCGTTCAAATGAGATGATTTCGATGCTAAAACAATTGGCATTGGCACCTTTGGGGGCCCAGAATCAGACCATTGAGTTTATTAAGAACAAGGCCACGGCCTTGGCATGCAGGAAGGCATTGTTTGAGGATTTTGATGAGACATATGCACAAGCCTTTGGAACAACACCAGTGCGTCCTCCCCGGCCAACTGCACCAATGGCAGTGAATCCTTCTAGAG CTCCTTTGAGTGGCCGACTGGTGAGTTCCGGTAAAAAGAAATACTCGATAGAGCCCACCAAAAGAAAGGACCAAGTGGAAaaggaaaaatatatatttaagcGGAGAGATGAAGCAATCCCCGTTAGGACCAAGAAAACAAGTTCTGGCCAAGTAGGCCCTGCTTACCCACTTTTGTTGGACGGATCAGGTTTATCTGAAACAAGTATAAACTCTGCTTCTGTATCTGACATCAATGAGGGCCAGCAGCAATCCACACACCAGGCATCCGTGGTGAGTGATATAAAACCATTGGAAGGTTCTGAGAAGCTTCTGGAAGGTAAGTCGAAAAAGCCAAAGTTACTGAAGCGGCATGCGGGGCAATTGAGTGCTGAAAATGCAACCCTGgttacaaagaaaaaaaagagaaagaaagaaataatgAATGAGCGGGAATCGAGTTATGAGAATGTAACTGTGAATAAGAAGACAAAGAAGGAAATAAGAAATCAAGCCACTTTGGATGCCGCATTGCCCCCTACCAACATCGCCAGTGGAGAAGCAGTGGAAAAAGAGTCAGGAATGCCACTTGATAGCCAGATGGACAATCAGAAGAATGATGGTTTACTGGCCCTTGCCTCACCTTCGGAAGCAAAGATAGCCATTGACCTCGGGGAGCAAGAGCTTCGAGCGCTACTGCAAGACCTATGTGCTCTTGCCATCAATCCCTTTCATGGAGTAGAGAGGAGCTGCCAAGAAACTGCCTTACCATTGTTCTTGAAGTATCGCTCTGTTGTCTATCAGAAGAGTTTGGTTTTAATGCCGCATGATGAGATAGAGAGGGGTGATGCTAACTCCGGTAAAGCACCTTCTATTTCTTTGCATGTTCCTCCTGAGAAAACTCGTGATAAGCCGAGCATGAAGCTCAATAGAACTCTCATCAGGCCTGATGATCCAACCAAAGGTGGTAGGAAACATGGTCCACCCATTCGTCCTGATGCTATTAAGAAAAAGAGGAAGCTTGATGGCCCAGAAGATGATAACACTAACACGAGGAAGAAACTTATTGATTCAGATGGCATTGCAGAcattaagaagaagaagaggaagaaaataGACGACTCAAAAATGTTCTCCACGGATAAGAAGATTCTTCAGAGGTCCAATGAACCCCAGCGAGGGGGAGATGTGAAGGAAATGCGTACTAAAAATGCTTTTCCAGCATCTTCAAAGGCACCCAAACTAGAATCCGGCCGGAGGATGCAGAAGACAGTAAGATTGGCTGATCCGACTATGCTAGTCATGAAGTTTCCTGCTGGTGCAGCGCTTCCATCCAGTGCTCATCTGAGAGCAAAGTTTGCTCGTTTTGGTCCTCTCGACCATTCAGCCACGCGAGTGTTCTGGGAGACATACACATGTCGCCTGGTCTATCAGCATAAGGTGGACGCAGAAGCTGCTTTGGAACACGCTCTTGGAAGCAACAATCTGTTCGGGAGCAGGAATGTGAGGGCCTACATCAGGGAAGTGAGAGACAAAGCGGTGGAAGCGGAACCAGTCAAGTTTCAGAAGGAAGTAATCTCAAAGCCAAGGGAAAGAGAGGCCCCCGCGGCTGCTGAACAGAGGACAGCGGCTAGAATTCCTACACAGTCCCAGCAGCAGCAGCTTAACTCGTGCCTGAAGAAGCCGTGTAGCGAAGATGTTGGTAATGGCAATGGTAGAGGTACTCATGTAAAGTTTATTTTGGGAGGGGAGGGAGGTAGCAAGACTGAACAAGTTTCTTCTAGTTATCCTGAAGGTGCACCATCATCATCAGCATATACAAGACATTCTAAAGATGTTACTAGTAAGAATTTGGCTAAATTTGGCCCAGATTCTATCGTTATGCCTTTGCCTTTGCCTTTGCCTAGTGACGAGTTGCAGAAACCTCCAGTTAATATGGATGGCGTTGAGCTATTACCTACAAATGACATTTCGCAAAAGCTTCTGAATCTACTAAGTAGGTGCAGAGATGTGGTAAATAACCTGACGGAGGCATTAGGCTATGTACCGTACCATTCACTTTAA